A window of the Arachis duranensis cultivar V14167 chromosome 5, aradu.V14167.gnm2.J7QH, whole genome shotgun sequence genome harbors these coding sequences:
- the LOC107489727 gene encoding 3-hydroxyisobutyryl-CoA hydrolase 1-like yields the protein MALSFKFDTEPINQVLFRGNSSVKLVILNRPHKLNVLNFEMVSQILKNLRMYEDDSSVKLVILKGNGKGFCAGGDVVSIISTSLIGHWTYPVKFYGKTLILDHLAATYKKPLVSVINGVVMGGGAGLSMNTTFRIVTEKAVFAMPEAHIGYFPDVGASYFLSRLPGYFGEYLGLTGTRLDGIEMAACGLATHFVHSTKLNALENALQAITSSNVSTVSALIETFTEKPTVKKDSPFKRLEIINKCFSKGTVEDIIQSLKNELENRAEEKWITNTLSSMRFSSPMSLKIFLKSIRKGRIENIEECLYRDYNIACHLNRRTVSNDFYEGSRAKLFDKDNKPKWEPSKLELVSEEMVDQHFTNITDDTWEPLQLPLRSHSPIITACRL from the exons ATGGCTCTGAGTTTTAAGTTTGACACAGAACCAATAAACCag GTACTTTTCCGAGGAAATTCTTCTGTGAAGCTAGTGATACTAAATAGGCCTCATAAGTTAAATGTCCTTAACTTTGAAATG GTTtctcaaattttaaagaatttaaggATGTATGAGGATGACTCTTCAGTTAAACTTGTAATATTGAAG GGTAATGGAAAAGGATTTTGTGCCGGAGGTGATGTAGTATCAATAATTTCTACGTCACTCATAG GACATTGGACTTACCCTGTGAAATTTTATGGTAAAACACTCATTTTGGACCATTTGGCAGCAACCTACAAAAAGCCTCTA GTATCTGTGATTAATGGAGTGGTTATGGGAGGAGGAGCGGGTCTTTCCATGAACACAACCTTCAGAATTGTAACTGAAAAAGCT gTATTTGCAATGCCAGAGGCACATATAGGGTATTTTCCAGATGTGGGTGCAAGTTACTTCCTATCTAGGCTTCCTGGCTATTTTG GGGAGTATTTAGGGTTAACTGGAACTCGTTTGGATGGAATAGAAATGGCAGCATGTGGATTAGCTACACATTTCGTCCATTCCAcc AAGCTTAATGCATTGGAAAATGCTCTACAAGCTATTACTTCTTCAAATGTATCAACAGTTTCTGCTTTAATAGAAACTTTCACAGAGAAACCAACTGTGAAAAAAGATAGCCCTTTCaagag ATTGGAGATTATAAACAAATGTTTCTCAAAAGGGACAGTGGAAGATATAATTCAATCCTTG aaAAATGAATTAGAAAACAGAGCAGAAGAAAAGTGGATAACAAATACATTAAGCTCTATGCGTTTTTCAAGTCCCATGAGTCTTAAGATCTTCTTAAAATCT ATCAGAAAAGGCAGAATAGAAAACATTGAAGAATGTCTTTACAGGGATTATAACATTGCTTGCCACCTCAATCGAAGAACAGTAAGCAATGATTTCTACGag GGTTCAAGAGCAAAGCTGTTTGATAAAGACAACAAGCCTAAG TGGGAGCCTTCAAAGCTAGAGTTGGTTAGTGAAGAAATGGTGGATCAGCACTTTACAAATATCACTGACGATACATGGGAGCCTTTACAACTTCCTTTAAGATCCCATTCTCCAATCATAACTGCCTGCagattataa